The following proteins are co-located in the Diaphorobacter sp. HDW4B genome:
- a CDS encoding dynamin family protein, translated as MGPSFNEQFDQHGVWKRAFAQQLKQLAEWMSAHDLMDASIEERLKRLEEQVRSDKVMVAFVAEFSRGKSELINAIFFAGYGRRIMPASAGRTTMCPTELSYEAGTVASLRLLPIETRLQPQGLAEWRLKQQQWNEIPLDIDDADQMADSLSKVSEVLRVTIDEARALGFWHDDSPDDNPLADANNMVEVPKWRHALINVPHPLLTQGLVILDTPGLNAVGAEPELTINLIPQAHAVVFILGADTGVTRSDLSIWREHLGASAENNETRLVVLNKIDTLWDSLNTPTQVQEQLDQQCRNSADILGVSLSQVVPVSAQKGLVAKITADDVLLEASGLPHLEEALGEGILGRRQSILRGVVANGVTGLHAETTRVLNIRRRDLDDQMSELNSLRGKNATVIQAMRGRIELEQRDFDSSTAKVLALRAVHLKMMREVLHKIGSRALKAEMEPLAEALKGGVFKLGLRKVYADTMARVRGLLEASQASGLEIRDMLGGTFRQLNAEFGFSLQVPAAPQFESFIADVAEIERRHEQYIGMGNTLRLAQPEFAQRLLRGLTLRLRAVLDSASNELELWSKSATAQLDAQLRERKRSFSRRIEAVDRIQNAANGLVERIAEIESADQHLTELEHRLTSLTDRLVHTPLAPQERMLQHAEVDLLFD; from the coding sequence GTGGGACCCTCATTCAACGAACAGTTTGACCAGCACGGCGTGTGGAAGCGCGCATTTGCCCAGCAGCTCAAGCAGTTGGCTGAATGGATGAGCGCACATGATCTGATGGACGCTTCCATCGAAGAGCGCCTGAAGCGACTCGAAGAACAGGTGCGCAGCGACAAGGTGATGGTCGCCTTTGTCGCCGAGTTCTCGCGTGGCAAGTCCGAACTGATCAACGCGATCTTCTTCGCCGGTTATGGCCGACGCATCATGCCCGCGAGCGCCGGGCGCACGACGATGTGCCCGACCGAGCTGTCCTACGAAGCAGGCACGGTGGCGTCCCTGCGCCTGCTGCCCATCGAAACGCGGCTGCAGCCACAGGGCCTGGCCGAATGGCGTCTCAAGCAGCAGCAGTGGAACGAGATTCCTCTCGACATCGACGATGCGGATCAGATGGCCGATTCGCTGTCCAAGGTATCGGAAGTGCTGCGCGTGACGATCGACGAAGCGCGCGCGCTGGGCTTCTGGCATGACGATTCGCCCGACGACAATCCGCTGGCCGATGCGAACAACATGGTCGAGGTGCCCAAGTGGCGGCACGCGCTCATCAACGTGCCGCATCCGCTGCTCACGCAAGGCTTGGTGATTCTGGATACGCCGGGTTTGAACGCCGTCGGTGCCGAGCCCGAACTGACCATCAACCTGATTCCACAGGCCCACGCCGTGGTGTTCATTCTGGGTGCGGACACGGGCGTGACGCGCTCGGACCTGTCCATCTGGCGCGAGCATCTGGGCGCATCGGCCGAGAACAACGAGACACGCCTTGTCGTGCTCAACAAGATCGACACGCTGTGGGATTCGCTGAACACACCCACGCAGGTGCAGGAGCAGCTCGACCAGCAATGCCGCAACTCGGCCGACATTCTGGGCGTGTCGCTCAGCCAAGTGGTGCCGGTGTCGGCGCAGAAGGGTCTGGTCGCCAAGATCACGGCGGACGATGTGCTGCTCGAAGCCAGCGGATTGCCGCATCTCGAAGAAGCATTGGGCGAGGGCATTCTTGGCCGTCGCCAGTCCATTCTGCGCGGTGTCGTCGCCAATGGCGTGACCGGCCTGCATGCCGAGACCACGCGCGTGCTGAACATTCGCCGTCGCGATCTGGATGACCAGATGTCGGAGCTCAACAGCCTGCGTGGCAAGAACGCCACTGTCATTCAGGCGATGCGCGGTCGCATCGAGCTGGAGCAGCGCGATTTCGATTCCAGCACGGCCAAGGTGCTGGCCCTGCGTGCCGTGCATTTGAAGATGATGCGTGAGGTGCTGCACAAGATTGGCTCGCGCGCACTCAAGGCCGAGATGGAACCATTGGCCGAAGCGCTGAAGGGCGGTGTGTTCAAGCTGGGGCTGCGCAAGGTGTATGCCGACACCATGGCGCGCGTTCGAGGTCTGCTCGAAGCCTCGCAGGCCTCGGGTCTGGAGATTCGCGACATGCTGGGCGGAACGTTCCGCCAGCTCAATGCGGAGTTCGGTTTCTCGCTGCAGGTGCCTGCAGCGCCGCAGTTCGAGTCGTTCATTGCCGACGTGGCAGAGATCGAGCGCCGGCACGAGCAATACATCGGTATGGGCAACACGCTGCGTCTTGCTCAGCCAGAATTCGCACAGCGTCTGCTGCGTGGATTGACGCTGCGACTGCGCGCCGTGCTCGATTCCGCATCCAACGAACTGGAGCTGTGGAGCAAGTCGGCCACGGCGCAGCTCGATGCTCAACTGCGCGAGCGCAAGCGCAGCTTCTCGCGCCGCATCGAAGCGGTGGACCGCATCCAAAATGCGGCCAACGGTCTGGTGGAGCGCATTGCGGAAATCGAGTCGGCTGACCAGCATCTGACCGAGCTTGAACACCGTCTCACCAGCCTCACCGACCGTCTCGTGCACACGCCGCTTGCCCCGCAGGAGCGCATGCTGCAGCACGCCGAAGTGGATCTGCTGTTCGATTGA
- the mutM gene encoding bifunctional DNA-formamidopyrimidine glycosylase/DNA-(apurinic or apyrimidinic site) lyase, whose product MPELPEVEVTRRSFAEQISGAQISSVFLGKPLRWPLGVAPESLVGRTVLQVRRRGKYLLVDLDRGLLMLHLGMSGSLRFASELPPLGSHDHFQLTTTHGLLRLHDPRRFGAVMAFGGEDDSFAIKLLSKLGPEPLEDDFDFDAFKKGLKASRLPVKQLLLSGKIVVGVGNIYASEVLFLSGIRPTTSANKIGPARALKLHTAIREVLARAVATGGSTLRDFSAADGNAGHFQLEANVYGREGQPCKVCGAAIKMLRQGQRSTFFCAHCQKP is encoded by the coding sequence ATGCCAGAGTTGCCGGAGGTGGAAGTCACGCGGCGAAGCTTTGCTGAACAGATCAGCGGAGCGCAGATAAGTTCGGTCTTTCTTGGCAAGCCGCTGCGCTGGCCGCTGGGTGTGGCGCCCGAATCGCTGGTCGGCCGCACGGTGCTGCAGGTGCGGCGGCGCGGCAAGTATCTGCTGGTGGATCTTGATCGCGGCCTGCTGATGCTGCATCTGGGCATGTCGGGGAGTCTGCGTTTCGCATCCGAACTTCCGCCTTTGGGCTCGCACGATCATTTCCAGCTCACCACGACGCATGGTTTGTTGCGGTTGCATGACCCGCGCCGTTTCGGGGCGGTGATGGCGTTTGGCGGTGAGGATGATTCTTTTGCGATCAAGTTGCTGTCCAAGCTGGGGCCTGAGCCCCTCGAAGATGACTTCGACTTCGACGCCTTCAAGAAAGGGCTCAAGGCCAGCCGTCTGCCGGTCAAGCAGTTGCTGCTGAGCGGCAAGATCGTCGTTGGTGTGGGCAACATCTACGCGTCCGAGGTGCTGTTTCTTTCCGGCATCAGGCCGACGACGTCCGCCAACAAGATCGGCCCTGCGCGTGCTTTGAAGCTGCATACCGCCATTCGCGAAGTGTTGGCGCGGGCCGTGGCAACGGGCGGCAGCACGCTGCGCGATTTTTCTGCGGCCGATGGCAATGCCGGGCACTTTCAGTTGGAGGCCAATGTCTATGGCCGCGAGGGGCAGCCGTGCAAGGTCTGCGGCGCGGCCATCAAGATGCTGCGGCAAGGACAGCGGAGCACGTTTTTCTGCGCCCATTGCCAGAAGCCGTGA
- a CDS encoding tetratricopeptide repeat protein, translating to MAAAMAMYAHASWAQAPAEPESPTALPTEEESSSSDDKAAVDAELFYELLVGEMTTGQGDAASGYALMLDAARRSGQEQLYQRATQIALQSRSAESALISARAWKDAFPNSRDANRYLLQILVILNRTAETGGLLKQELALSNQRVKLLTLKALPQVYGRVSDKALAAKVVETAVAGELNNTATGPTAWTTVGRMRLAADNTAGALDAARKAMALDPTDDGAGTLALQLVDVGAPGAQSLLKTYLAGHPSPEVRMNYARFLLQTARNEEAREQLNLLTKSNPELADAWLVRASLDVRAKRPDDADAALQQYIKLSEPNISNPTVAKALSRAYMMAAQIETDRRQYAKAQTWLAKADKAAPGDFSVSVQQASLLAKQGDLPKARALIQALPASSVDEQQRKLLADAQLLKEAKQFDEAAKVTGKAVELTPDDNDLLYEQAMLSEKAGNIADMERLLRQIIDRQPDYHHARNALGYSLADRGVHLEEAKSLIDSALKLAPEDPFILDSKAWVEFRLGNKQESAQLFEKIFARQQDAEIAAHYGEVLWSMGEHDKARQIWRKGRESEPDNETLNETLKRLGVKL from the coding sequence ATGGCCGCGGCCATGGCCATGTACGCCCACGCTTCCTGGGCGCAGGCACCTGCCGAGCCCGAATCCCCCACCGCTCTGCCCACCGAGGAAGAATCATCGTCCAGCGACGACAAGGCGGCCGTGGATGCGGAGCTGTTCTACGAACTTCTGGTGGGCGAGATGACCACCGGGCAAGGCGACGCCGCCTCGGGCTATGCACTGATGCTTGATGCGGCGCGGCGCAGCGGTCAGGAGCAGCTTTACCAGCGCGCCACGCAGATTGCCCTGCAGTCGCGCTCGGCAGAAAGCGCGTTGATTTCGGCCCGCGCCTGGAAGGACGCCTTCCCCAACTCGCGAGACGCCAACCGCTATCTGCTGCAGATTCTGGTGATCCTCAATCGCACCGCCGAAACGGGTGGCCTGCTCAAGCAGGAGTTGGCGCTGTCCAATCAACGCGTCAAGCTGCTCACCCTCAAGGCATTGCCGCAGGTCTACGGCCGCGTGAGCGACAAGGCACTGGCCGCCAAGGTAGTGGAAACGGCCGTCGCTGGCGAACTGAACAACACGGCCACCGGCCCGACTGCATGGACCACCGTGGGACGCATGCGCCTGGCAGCCGACAATACCGCTGGCGCGCTCGATGCCGCCAGGAAGGCCATGGCTCTGGACCCCACCGACGATGGCGCAGGCACGCTGGCGCTGCAACTCGTCGATGTGGGCGCACCCGGCGCGCAGAGTCTTCTCAAGACCTATCTGGCCGGCCACCCCAGCCCCGAAGTGCGCATGAACTACGCGCGCTTTCTGCTGCAGACCGCGCGCAACGAAGAGGCACGCGAACAACTGAACCTGCTCACCAAGAGCAACCCCGAGCTTGCCGATGCCTGGCTGGTGCGCGCATCGCTGGACGTGCGAGCCAAGCGCCCCGACGACGCGGATGCCGCCCTGCAGCAATACATCAAGCTGTCAGAGCCGAACATCAGCAACCCCACGGTGGCCAAGGCGCTGTCGCGTGCCTACATGATGGCCGCGCAGATCGAGACGGACCGCAGGCAGTACGCCAAGGCGCAGACCTGGCTGGCCAAGGCCGACAAGGCCGCACCCGGCGATTTCTCGGTGAGCGTTCAGCAAGCATCGCTGCTTGCCAAGCAAGGCGACCTGCCCAAGGCGCGCGCGCTGATTCAGGCCCTGCCCGCCAGCTCTGTCGACGAACAGCAACGCAAGCTGCTGGCCGACGCGCAATTGCTCAAGGAGGCCAAGCAGTTCGACGAAGCGGCCAAAGTCACCGGCAAGGCCGTTGAGCTCACACCCGACGACAACGACCTGCTCTACGAACAAGCCATGCTGTCGGAGAAGGCGGGCAATATCGCCGACATGGAGCGCCTGCTGCGCCAGATCATCGACCGCCAGCCCGACTACCACCACGCACGCAATGCGCTGGGCTATTCGCTTGCCGATCGTGGCGTGCATCTGGAAGAAGCCAAATCGCTGATCGACTCGGCCCTCAAGCTCGCGCCGGAAGACCCCTTCATCCTCGACAGCAAGGCCTGGGTCGAATTCCGCCTGGGCAACAAGCAGGAATCGGCTCAGCTCTTCGAGAAAATCTTCGCCAGACAGCAAGATGCCGAAATCGCCGCGCACTACGGCGAGGTGCTGTGGAGCATGGGCGAACATGACAAGGCCAGACAAATCTGGCGCAAGGGCCGCGAGAGCGAACCCGATAACGAAACGCTGAACGAAACCTTGAAGCGTCTGGGAGTCAAGCTTTGA
- a CDS encoding lipoprotein insertase outer membrane protein LolB, with amino-acid sequence MTQARAFSRRVIVLGAAALLAACAQPKRAPNIAMNGEDIWTGRLGLQVDEGAEKNFSAGFDLSGDVERGNLTLYNPLGNVLAKLQWSPGVATLDSPDQKLESDSLSALVIQLTGNDLPIQALFGWLRGVDVKVTGWTADLSRIDTGRLTATRFSPQPGAVLRIVLNR; translated from the coding sequence TTGACGCAGGCTCGGGCTTTTTCGCGCCGAGTCATCGTGCTGGGAGCGGCGGCGCTGCTCGCAGCCTGCGCCCAGCCCAAACGCGCGCCGAACATCGCCATGAACGGCGAAGATATCTGGACCGGTCGCCTTGGTTTGCAGGTGGATGAAGGCGCGGAGAAGAATTTCAGCGCGGGCTTCGACCTCTCGGGCGACGTCGAGCGCGGCAATCTCACGCTCTACAACCCGCTGGGCAATGTGCTGGCCAAGCTGCAATGGTCACCGGGAGTTGCCACGCTCGACTCGCCCGATCAGAAGCTGGAATCCGACTCGCTGAGCGCGCTCGTCATCCAACTGACCGGCAACGATCTGCCGATTCAGGCGCTGTTCGGCTGGCTGCGCGGAGTGGATGTCAAAGTCACGGGCTGGACTGCCGACCTGAGCCGCATCGACACGGGCCGCCTCACCGCCACCCGCTTTTCGCCGCAACCCGGCGCCGTGCTGCGCATCGTCCTCAATCGCTGA
- the ispE gene encoding 4-(cytidine 5'-diphospho)-2-C-methyl-D-erythritol kinase encodes MQAIYDVPAPAKLNLFLHITGRRDDGYHLLESVFTLIDWYDTLHFELRSDGQITREDLSTPLPPDDLCTRAARALQLTGGTPLGAHIGIHKRVPAQAGMGGGSSDAASTLLALNRLWGLNLPLSQLLAIGLKLGADIPFFLFGKTAFVSGIGDIIQPIDSQQLPPQATLAVVKPEAGLDTKEIFSSPFLKRDSRHATIEDFAAAHYRFGSNDLQPVAQALCPEIKKVIDFLESKEMHARMTGSGSAVFAQMPHTADLTDAPSAWQVKVCKTLAVHPLVGWATETDIG; translated from the coding sequence ATGCAGGCCATCTACGACGTGCCGGCTCCGGCCAAACTCAACCTCTTTCTGCACATCACGGGCCGTCGCGACGATGGCTACCACCTGCTCGAATCGGTGTTCACACTCATTGACTGGTACGACACGCTGCATTTCGAGCTGCGCAGCGATGGGCAGATCACCCGTGAAGACCTCTCGACACCGCTCCCGCCAGACGACCTGTGCACCCGCGCAGCCCGTGCGCTGCAACTGACTGGAGGAACCCCTCTTGGCGCTCACATCGGCATCCACAAGCGCGTACCGGCTCAGGCGGGCATGGGCGGCGGATCCTCGGACGCCGCCAGCACGCTTTTAGCCCTCAATCGCTTGTGGGGGCTCAATCTTCCGCTATCACAACTTTTGGCCATCGGACTGAAACTTGGCGCAGATATTCCGTTTTTTTTATTCGGAAAAACGGCTTTTGTGTCTGGAATTGGTGACATAATTCAGCCCATCGATTCGCAGCAGCTACCGCCGCAAGCAACGCTTGCAGTAGTGAAGCCGGAAGCAGGATTGGATACGAAAGAAATTTTTTCAAGTCCTTTCCTCAAACGTGATTCAAGGCATGCTACAATCGAAGACTTTGCTGCAGCACACTACCGATTCGGAAGTAATGACTTGCAGCCAGTTGCTCAAGCACTGTGCCCCGAGATCAAAAAAGTCATCGACTTTCTAGAATCAAAGGAAATGCATGCTAGAATGACGGGCTCAGGAAGTGCAGTGTTTGCACAGATGCCGCATACAGCAGATTTGACAGATGCGCCAAGCGCATGGCAAGTCAAAGTATGCAAAACTCTGGCAGTTCATCCTCTGGTGGGTTGGGCTACAGAAACGGATATAGGTTGA